Below is a genomic region from Palaemon carinicauda isolate YSFRI2023 chromosome 31, ASM3689809v2, whole genome shotgun sequence.
tatatatatatatatatatatatatatatatatatataagtgtgtgtatacacataaacactcatacattatgtatatatatatatatatatatatatatatatatatatacatactgtatatgaatatatatatgtgtatatatatactatatatatatttatttatagatatatagatatatataatttatatgtgtccATATGAGTgtctttatttacaaaaaaaaatgtatatataagaatgtatacccatacatatatatatatatatatatatatatatatatatatatatatatatatatatatatatatatatatatatatatgcattgcataCTACGAACGTCACACTATATTGGAATACATTGACATCAACAGGTTGTACTTAATAATACCTGGAAGACTTGGGGTTGTGGGTTGTACCGTAACGTCGCCTCCACGACAACATCGCCCGGAGTCAGACGCCCTTGCAGTAGGTAGCTCCTGACGTCACTCGTTACGTCCTGGGGCGAGAGCTGCTTGTTCGATCCCGAGACGCGTCCCGTCAGGAGTTCGATCTTGAAGGAGGGAATTAAGATTTGGTTTATATATAATGGAGATTAGTTATTTGGTTGGTTAGGGAGGTGGAGTTGAACTAGGGTGGGCATTAATGACGTCAGGGTATCGAATGGGGTTTAGTGTAGTAATTCTGTTGTTGATGTCACTCCCTctctcctattatatatatatatatatatatatatatatatatatatatatatatatatatatatatatatatatatatacactatatatatatatatatatatatatatatatacactatatatatatatatatatacacaatatatatatatatatatatatatatatacatgtctgataTCTTTGTCTTGTAGTAGACTATAGACACttttgcatttgttgtatatatatgatacctatgtatttgtgtatatgtactgtatagtctatatgtctcacacacacacacacacacacatatatatatatatatatatatatatatatatatatatatatatatatatatatatatatatatatatatataaaatgagtttatatatatgcatacataaacctTTATCCTATATTAGAAAacaccttttaatttttttttatttcatggcatTAACGTATCTCAATTTTTATTGCATAATCTAAGACTACTTAGTTTGCTGTTTTGGCATGTGCTCCCATATTGGGTCATAACCTCCATCAAACGTGAACCGAGTGATGCACTAAAGCCCcttctatataaataaaaatcccCCTACCCCTTACCTTACTGCTTAACGTGGAGAGTGAATTAAACTCCAGAGGACCCTTTTGGACTCACCTTTTGGAAGCGTATGCACTGAGGATACGGCATCAAATCCTTGTTAAGGATCCCCTTGAGATAGGCAGCGGCCATGTCGAGGACGGGATCCGTCAGAGGGATGTCATGGGTGTCCTGGCAGGTGCAGAAGTGCTCCGGGATGCCCGCGTCCTCGCACTTCCTCTGTCTCGGGATGGCCTTCGTCAGGAGAGAAGAAAGTGAGCGGGAGGAGGGGAATGTTACTAAAGATTGTGGTAGTTATTAAGGGGAAGTGGTGGGAAAAGTTGACtgtgtgtttacatatctatctaaatatttagacgccattgttgacgggttgcgtatactgggttatatatatatatatatatatatatatatatatatatatatatatatatatatacatatatatatatatatatatatatatatatatatatatatatatatatatatatatatatatatatcaaataagtcatgtattttgatacattaatgtctggagtctcataccgacctcgggatcagagccccagataaGAAGCTATTGtattttgagtggtttcgcctggggctctgatcctgaggtcggtaagagactccagatattaatgtatcaaaatacatgacttatttgaatatgaaaaacacgtctaaatttgtaaaatttatcatatatatatatatatatatatatatatatatatatatatatatatatatatttatttatttatttatttattaattttatacatacacacactcacacacttactctttattatataggggaaataaaaCCATACTTTGACTCCTGTAGTCTCCGTTCTTCATGAATTGCCATGTTTTGATAATTGTGTCCACtgaattcattgtatatatatatatatatatatatatatatatatatatatatatatatatatatatatatatatatatttatatatacatatatatatgtatatataaatatatatatatatatatatatatatatatatatatatatatatatatatatatatatatatatatatatatatatatatatatctgtatgtgtatatgggTGCAAGTGCTGAGTTTAATTCCTTCCTGTCAAATCTAATTAATATTAATCTCTTTCCAGCCGGCAGCACACCCCGCCAAAATGGAGCTGGATTTATTCAAGAAACAgaaaggtaagttttttttttttttttttttttttttttttttttttttttttttttttttttttttttttttgttgtgaaATCTCAGTTTTGTGCAAATTGAAAACAGAAAGGTTATTGTAAATATTATGCAGATTTTCTTAGGTGGATCTATTGGCTTTTTATggtgaaaaagtttatttttattttttttcccaatttttatTCAATACTGAATAATTTTCGGGGATATTTATTGTTTGGTAGCcgatctttatttcctttttttattctattttttttaggtattttttttttatttttctgtgcgTATTGAAAACAGAAGGTGAttgtaaatattatgaaaatttgcGTATGGggaaaaagtttattttcattatttttcccttATTTATTTGATACTGAATAATTTTCGGGGATATTTATACTATCTCCATTGTTTGTTAGCCTATCTTTATTGGCATTttgttattcaatttattttaggtatttttttttgtgtgcataTTGAAAACAGAAGTTAAGTGTAAATATTATGCAAATTTTCGTATGGGGAATAAGTTTATTTTTTGAGCATATTGAAAACAGGAGGTAAGTCAAAATATTTTGTAGACTATATTGTATTCTAATTgtgaatttccccccccccctcatatatatatatatatatatatatatatatatatatatatatatatatatatatatatatctttatgattcGAGTTTTGAATTTTTATCTACGGTTTGATGATACACATTTTTGATTATTTAGTTTCTCTCTCTTTGCGTTAAAAAGATCGGAAATTTTAGAAACACAAGCTCATTTACTAAAGTTTTTATTGACAatgttttctcctttttatttatttgatgaaGAAAAATTTTCGAGTTATTTAAacatttactttatttcttatatttaagaATTTCTTTTTTGTTCTGTTCATATCGAAAACAGAAGGGAAGGGAAAAAATACATGACGTATCGTAGTCTGATGTATTGGATTgtaatggtgaatatatatatatatatatatatatatatatatatatatatatatatatatatatatatataaatatatacatatatatatatgtatatgtatatttatgtatatatacatacatacatatatagatatatttacatatatctatgtatgtatgtatatatacataaatatatatatatatatatatatatatatatatatatatatatatatgtatatatatatatgtatatatatatatatatatacacacacatagatatttgtacatatatctgtgtgtatatatatataaatatatatatatatatacataaatatagatatatatgtatatatatatatatatatatatatatatatatgtatgtttatgtatatatacatatatacatagatatatgtacatatacatatatatatatatatatatatatatatatatgtatatatatagatagatatatatatatttatatatatatatatatatatatatatatatatatatatatatatatgtatatacatatgtttatatatatatatatatatatatatatatatatatatttctttatatatttttacggTTTCAAAACCAAGTCTAGACATTTCCAGGTTTTCtattaaaaacctattttttttttttttattttcatgatatttctcccttttgtcccttttttttattttgagtaacTTTCGAGTATGTTTTTTGACAGTCTTtctatattaatattgtttttcttCTCTGATTTTTGTATATCGAAATCCACGCATGCATGTACGTGCATATGAACACTCACGCAATACGCTTCCACAAACAaaattcatcattttattttttgaGTCATAGTTTGAACAGCTTTGAGTATACAAAATTTGGTAATTTTGAATACGATTTAAATATGATTTAAATGCGATTTAAATATGATTTAAATGCGATTTAAATATGATTTAAATACGATTTGAATGTGATATAAATATGACTTAAATAAGATTTAAATGCGATTTAAATGCGATTAATATGAGACTTAAATAAGACTTGAATACGATTTAAATGCGATTTAAATGAGACTTAAATAAGACTTGAATACGATTTAAATAAGATTTGAATGCTATTTAATTACTACTTTGATGCGATTTTAATGCATTTTAAAAATGACAGATTTGAATACGATTTATCAACGAGTTAGATACGACTTAAATACGAtttaaatttaaatcattatccaTTACAATCGTTGTATAAAAAGGTCTACAATATTTCATGAAACATCTTTCATTCATACATTATTTTAAATCTTTTTGATTTCATTATCAAATCATCTTAATATCTCTCCAGGCTTCTCTTAGGAGACAATACTAGAATAATGCTACTAAATATTTCCAATTAGTTTTGCATCACAAAATAATTCGAAATTAATAATGAGGGTTTGGTAATCTTCAGCCGCACCGTGAATACTTTGACCTAATTATGATACAGTGGAACCATTGCTTTAAACGCATCCAATCCCATGATTTAGTAAACTAATTAATGTGGAAATTGGCCCTCATATACCTAGTCAGTAATGCAATCAAATGGCAGTGGCTGTCAAACTCCACGGTAATTACACGCCCTGATTCAAACATATCCGTGAGatatccttatcatcatcaccatcatcatcagccgatattactccattgcaggacaaaggcctcaggtatgtcctttgattcccgtctgtttatggttactctatgccagtttatacccgcaaactttcttagttcgtcaatccatcgtcttctattatttcccctgcttcttttgaaatctctaaggGCTCAAGTGTAAATACAGACAATATGGCCCATCATTAAACTTTATATGGTCCACTGTAAGCAGTAATTTGGGGTTTCAGCCGCTAACTGCATCTACTTTTTAGCCTTTTGCCTTACCTCTCTTCCTgctggttgctgtggcctgatcggtaacgtctctgcctggtgtttcccagtcgggggttcgagtcccgctcagactcgttagtgctattagtgtctgcaaactaaccatccttgtgagctaaggttggggggggggttggtttgggggagcctataggtctatcttctgagtcatcagcagccactgcctggccctccctggtcctagcttgggtggagaggaggcttgggcgctgatcatataatatatggtcagtctctagggcattgtcctgattgctagggcaatgtcactgtcccttgcctctgccattcatgagcgacctttaaacctttaaacctttactgtccaATCTCAACTTTTGTTTCACATTGCAAAAGAAGGATTTCCCTCCTCCCCTAGTTACACCTCGATACAGAATGGCCTGCCCGGCCCCAATGCTGGACCATATAGCACATATTCATTCGGCAATTTACTATACACACTGTGCCACTCACCGCGGTACCGAGACCTTTACTTTCTAAAACGTCTTTaacggtttaaatgtttaaaagccacccatgaatggcagaggcaagggacagtgacattgccctatcaagcaggacaatgccttagagactgaccatatatacatatgatcagctcacaaaccccctctccacccaagctaagacataggagggccaggcaatggctgcttatgactcagcagatagacctataggctcccccaaacccctcccccatccttagctcagaaagatagtgaggttacaacgaccaaagagactaacgagtttgagcgggactcggaccctagtctggcgatcaccagtcaggaacgttaccacaccagccaccacaaccctttgactCCTGATAGATTCAGTGTTATTAAATGTAAATCGTTCGAAATTGAATAAGtgaaaaaatgggaaaattaatcTTTACTAACGTTTCTGTAGATTTCTTTTGAGAAAGTAAGTATACAAAAAGAAATTTTGAGATTACTTTTTAATTGAGCAGGGTCTAGAAAACCAATTTAAAATTTCTTACTGAAATAATTTGGATTGATTTTCCCAATTATATCTCCggaataataaagaacaagtatctggttatatatatatatatatatatatatatatatatatatatatatatatatatatatatatatatatatatatatatatatacagtatatatatatatatatatatacagtatatattatatatatatatatatatatatatatatacagtatatttatatatatccatatatatatatatatatatacagtatatttatatatatccatatatatactgtatacacacagtatatatatatgtatatatatatttatttatatgtatatatatacacacacagaatgtatatatgtatatatatttatatatatgtatatatatacaatatatatgtgtatatatatacagcatatatatatatgtatgtatatatatgtatatatatatatatatatatatatatatatatatatatacacatataaatatttctctcctgtcacgctgagcggcaaccactcagaaAGCAATGTCACgcacaaattgtccaaactgccaTATAGTAGTTAGAAGAAGGGtaggggtgggatgggttgaatctatgtgtgcatatctatctaaacatatacatttttgccgggtcgcgtacacaagtattaataatattgatgataagttattaatcttttttttgttTGTAGTCAGTTAAAGATGATAGTAAAGACTGTTTAGCCTACCTTAAATAGGCTGATGCCCCGCGCTCCGGGTGTAGGCCTAGAGGTCACGTGATCTGGGACCGCAAAGCGCCCGTAGGCCAGGTCGTATAAGGTCTCGTAGAGGTCGTAGTTGGCCGTAAGGCGTCGGGCATTTTGTTGGAGGTTTTGGAAGGCAGTTTTGTACCTGGGTAGGAGATGGTGAGGTATTTAGAGGGAACCTTTGATGAAATAGATGCATGTTTATTGATGATAAGGTATACACATACGCTTGAGGTGGATattcgtgcacacacacacacacacacacatatatatatatatatatatattgtaattaaatttgtgcatgtatacattatatatatatatatatatatgtatatatatatatatatatatataagaaagtatatattcacatgtatataatatatataagtatagtatatatatatatatatatatatatagtgtgcgtgttaatacatgcatacatatataataatgcaACCTTATTAAAATAACACCGGCAATCCCCCCCCCTCACCCGCCCACAAACGCACAAATCCCGCTTCATTGGGTCACCAGACACTCACTTCGTTCTGAACCATTGAGGGAGATAAACCAAGACGTAGGGAAGACGCTCCTCCAGCATCCCGACGTAGGTCGAGCGGATGCTGCCCCACCGCATGCCGTGGTCGCTGACGAAGAAGAGCGCCGTGTGGTTGAGGGCGCCCATCCGCTCCAGCTGCCGCAGGTACTCCAGATGAGGCAGGTCGGCGTGTCGCAGAAGGTTGAGGTAGTCGTGACTGACGCTGGCGGACCAGTAGAGGCTGAACGAGGGCCTGTCCAGGAAGGTGCGGGCCACTTCCAGGGAAAAGTCTTGCACCACCTGAaggtgaaaagtttttttttttatatagttataccTTAAGGGTGAAGTCTTGCACCACTTGAGGGTGAAAAGGGGTATTTTAACGTTGTCATACTTTGAGGGACAGGTTTTGCACCACCTGAAGGTGAAAAGGGGCATTTTAACGTTGTCATACTTTAAGGGACAGGTTTTGCACCACCTGAAGGTGAAAAGGGTATTTTAATATAGTTATACTTTAAGGGTGAAGTCTTGCACCACTTGAGGGTGGAAAGGAGTATTTTAACGTTGTCATACTTTGAGGGGCAGGTTTTGCACCACCTGAAGGTGAAAACGGTATTTTAATATAGTTATACTTTAAGGGAGAAGTCTTGCACCACTTGAGGGTGAAAAAGGGTATTTTAACGTTTTCATACTTCAAGGGAGAAGTCTTGCACCATCTGAGGGTGTAAAGGGGTATTTTAACTTTTTCATACTTCAAGGGAGAATTCTTGCACCACCTGAAGGTGAAAAGGAGTATTTTAACGTTGTCATACTTTCAAGGACAGGTTTTGCACCACCTGAAGGTGAAAAGAGTATTTTAATATAGTTATACTTTAAGGGAGAAGTCTTGCACCACCTGAGGGTGAAAAAAGGAGTATTTTAACGTTTTCATACTACAAGGGAGAAGTCTTGCACCACGTGAAGGTGAAAAGGGGTATTTTAACGTTTTCATACATCCAGGGAGAATTATTGCACCACTTGAGGGTGAAAACGGGTATTTTAACGTTTTCATACTTTAAGGGAGAAGTCTTGCACCACCCGAGGGTGGAAAAAAGGAGTATTTTAACGTTTTCCTACTTCAAGGGAGAAGTCTTGCACCACCTGAGAGTGAAAAGGAGTATTTTAACGTTGTCGTACTCTGAGGAAGAAAGTCTTccacttgctgaatcatcagcagccattgcctggccctccctggtcctaacttgatggagaacggggccttgggtgctgatcatatacttggttttagtgtgtttttgtattgatataaCACATTATTCATATACACTAGTTTGATATCCTTTTCTAAAAATTATAGGATTTCTTTTAGGATATTTAAGGTATTTATTAtggtatttatggtcagtctcatgggcattgtcctgttggGGCATTTCCACTGTCCCTAGCCTcggccattcacgagtaacctttaaacttgaCCAAATTGAATGGGACAGACTATTAAATGTTACAAAATTAActattcatgaacaacctttaaacctttaaacttgaccaAATTGAATGGGACAGACTTTTAAATGATACAAAATtaaccattcatgaacgacctttaaacctttaaacttgaccaAATTGAATGGGACAGACTTTTAAATGATACAAAATtaaccattcatgaacgacctttaaaccttcaaacttcaCTAAATAAAATGAGACAGACTATTAAATGTTGCAAAATTAACCATTCATgtacgacctttaaaccttcaaacttcaCCAAATAAAATGAGACAGACTATTAAATGTTGCAAAATTAAccattcacgaacgacctttaaacctttaaacttcactAAATAAAATGAGACAGACTATTAAATGTTGCAAAATtaaccattcatgaacgacctttaaacctttaaacttgaccaAATTGAATGGGACAGACTATTAAATGTTGCAGAATTAACCATTCATgtacgacctttaaaccttcaaacttcaCTAAATAAAATGAGACAGACTATTAAAATGTTGCAAAATtaaccattcatgaacgacctttaaacctttaaacttgaccaAATTGAATGGGACAGACTATGAAATGTTACAAAATTAACCatttcatgaacgacctttaaaccttcaaacttgaCCAAATAAAATGAGACAGACTATTATATGTTGCAAAATtaaccattcatgaacgacctttaaacctttaaacttgaccaAATAAAATGAGACAGACTATTAAACGTTGCAAAATtaaccattcatgaacgacctttaaacctttaacttgaCCAAATTGAATGGGACAGACTATGAAATGTTGCAAAATtaaccattcatgaacgacctttaaacctttatacttgACCAAATTGAATGGGACAGACTTTGAAATGTTAAGAAATTAAAGGATAAACTGTCTCAAGAtataatgaaatgaagaaaaaaacatacataaaCTAAACCACCATTAAACCTTAACAATGTTGAATCTATTCCACTGTTCGGGCTAATGGCCTCGTCCCTTTACTTGCGAATTCGTTTGATGTTACCGGCATTCCCTCATCCATATTGAAGGCCTTTTCCCCGGCCCGTAGGCCTCTTTCAAAGATTAATCGCTCGTCCGATGgccactggctctctctctctctctctctctctctctctctctctctctcttgtagaatTTCATTTATCCCTTGTGATTATTTTCATGACAAAAATTTTCCTTCCTTACTGTttagttgattctctctctctctctctctctctctctctctctctctctctctctctcgtagaatttCATTTACTTGTGATTATTTTCATGACTAAAAATTTTCCTTCCTTACTGTTTagttggttttctctctctctctctctctctctctctctctctctctctcgtagaatttCATTTACTTGTGATTATTTTCATGACTAAAAATTTTCCTTCCTTACTGTttagttgattctctctctctctctctctctctcttctctctctctctctctctctctctcctgcagatTCCATTTACCCCTTGTGATTATTTTGCATGACAAAAATTTTCCTTCCTTACTGTtcagttgattctctctctctctctctctctctctctctctctctctctctcttgtagaatTCCATTTACTTATGATTATTTTCATGACTATAAATTTTTCTTCCTTACTGTTCAGttgatccccccccctctctctctctctctctctctctctctctctcctgcagaaTTCCATTTACCTGTTGTGATTATTTTCATGACTATAATTTTTCCTTCCTTACTGTTCAGCTTTTAAAGAATgaggaaagaaataataaaaaaaaaaaaaaacaatcctccgATATTTAAGAAACAGAGCAAAAAAAGCAAAAGAGTAGAATCACCCCCACCCACCTTGATGCTCAGTTTATCCGCTTGGCAGACGTTCGAGTTGCCATGTTTCTCATTTCCAATTTCTTTTTCGGAAGCCAGGAAGAAGGCGCGGCCGTAGAAGTCCGTCGGTTGCTTCACGAAGCCGTTGTGCATGTAGTTGTACATCCCCATCCAGGGCGAGTCctttggatagatagatagacagatagataaagttATTCACCCATTAGGCTGTTTTCCTTAACGGGTGGCTTAAGAGAGAAAAGGTGCCATTAATCACTGCCACATTCGTAACATAAACAGCATTGGAATGCCTCGCGCTTTTTATATCATTCTCTACTTCCAGCAAACACTTCCAAATATTACATTTGAAACTTGCCtttttattttcgtaattattatatgtatgtatgtatatgtgtatatatatatatatatatatatagacagatgtatgtattcatatattagaCGTAAgtagaaagatatatgtatatatatatcatcatcatcccctccttgACACATATTGACAGGAgagtccatgtatgtatgtatatatatatatatatatatatatatgtatatatatacataaatatgcatatatatgtatatatatatacatatagacatacatacacactacaTCAACCCTTCACCTTTTATATCTTTCTTTACTTCCAACTAACACTTCCAAATATTACAGTTTAAGCCtacttatttattttcataactaatatatatatatatatatatatacatatatatatatatatatatatatatacaggaaggttggggcatgtggaacgccgtagatttaatataaataggatggagaaaagccagcgtagcatcatacatttattttccaaattttcgagactttgggtctcatcatcagggctgtaaaatatacaaaatatacaaattaaaaaaagactcaatattaatacaaatggaacaacataataattaaatataatcatttaaaaaatgaactagaaaatatatatataaaattaaaatttaaaaagtgaagaatgcttaagtttttttaactccatagagataggtactaacttaagcattcttcactttttaattataattttttatatatatttttttagttcatttttaaaatgattatatttaacttttatgttgtttcctttgtattaatgttaatNNNNNNNNNNNNNNNNNNNNNNNNNNNNNNNNNNNNNNNNNNNNNNNNNNNNNNNNNNNNNNNNNNNNNNNNNNNNNNNNNNNNNNNNNNNNNNNNNNNNNNNNNNNNNNNNNNNNNNNNNNNNNNNNNNNNNNNNNNNNNNNNNNNNNNNNNNNNNNNNNNNNNNNNNNNNNNNNNNNNNNNNNNNNNNNNNNNNNNNNNNNNNNNNNNNNNNNNNNNNNNNNNNNNNNNNNNNNNNNNNNNNNNNNNNNNNNNNNNNNNNNNNNNNNNNNNNNNNNNNNNNNNNNNNNNNNNNNNNNNNNNNNNNNNNNNNNNNNNNNNNNNNNNNNNNNNNNNNNNNNNNNNNNNNNNNNNNNNNNNNNNNNNNNNNNNNNNNNNNNNNNNNNNNNNNNNNNNNNNNNNNNNNNNNNNNNNNNNNNNNNNNNNNNNNNNNNNNNNNNNNNNNNNNNNNNNNNNNNNNNNNNNNNNNNNNNNNNNNNNNNNNNNNNNNNNNNNNNNNNtctctctctctaattgactgACTACTAGCAATAATATTgattgtttaaatctctctctctctctctctctctctctttctctctctctctctctctctctctctcctctctctctctctctctctaattgactgACTACTAGCAATAATATTgattgtttaaatctctctctctcctcactctctctctctctctctctctctctctctctctctctctctctctctctccaattgactGACTACAACAATGATATTGAttgcttaaaatctctctctctctctctctctctctctctctctctctctctctcccacacacactaATCGACTGGGTACAACAATGATATTGATTGTTTTAAAAACTTTGTATCTGAGTTTAAATGGTCCGagtttaattgtttttattgtcaAGGTTTGTCTTGTTTGCAATTGATTTTGCAAATAAAAAATGTCTCTTTAACGTAACTTACTCTTGGAATATTGCATTTAACGAATGGTTTGTAACCTCAGCAAGAAATTAC
It encodes:
- the LOC137624881 gene encoding uncharacterized protein, which encodes MHNGFVKQPTDFYGRAFFLASEKEIGNEKHGNSNVCQADKLSIKVVQDFSLEVARTFLDRPSFSLYWSASVSHDYLNLLRHADLPHLEYLRQLERMGALNHTALFFVSDHGMRWGSIRSTYVGMLEERLPYVLVYLPQWFRTKYKTAFQNLQQNARRLTANYDLYETLYDLAYGRFAVPDHVTSRPTPGARGISLFKAIPRQRKCEDAGIPEHFCTCQDTHDIPLTDPVLDMAAAYLKGILNKDLMPYPQCIRFQKIELLTGRVSGSNKQLSPQDVTSDVRSYLLQGRLTPGDVVVEATLRYNPQPQVFQLTGEVSRINVYGNTSHCIKHMTLRKFCFCKDQVKTGGKQKQQQQQQKEEEEKGERNQTTASPTEGKTTTVNNNNNNSKQEMSGNFKNESETQPQQMSSNYIEQLLARFA